In Mycobacterium gallinarum, a single window of DNA contains:
- a CDS encoding DUF6084 family protein has protein sequence MSSLTFTVVDVVAEQFSVTPRLTARVGITAGGPDSDTEPIQAIALRCQIRIEPLRRPYSDEEAAGLLDLFGPRERWVNTQRTFLWQHSTAMVQGFTGVTEVSLPLECTYDFEVAASKYLHALRDGAIPLLFLFSGTVFVPGERGFSVRQVSWECEAQYEMPVAVWNDLVRIHYPNAGWVRLGHDTVSALAAYKSARGMLDFEDAVTTLLAEAPQLTPPTPAPEEVR, from the coding sequence GTGAGCAGTTTGACGTTCACCGTCGTGGACGTGGTCGCAGAACAGTTCTCGGTCACGCCACGACTGACCGCGCGCGTCGGTATCACGGCCGGCGGGCCCGACTCAGATACCGAGCCGATTCAGGCGATCGCCTTGCGATGCCAGATCCGCATCGAACCGCTGCGCAGGCCCTACTCCGACGAAGAGGCCGCTGGCCTGCTCGACCTGTTCGGGCCGCGCGAGCGATGGGTCAACACTCAACGCACGTTCCTCTGGCAACACAGCACCGCGATGGTTCAAGGCTTCACCGGTGTCACCGAGGTGTCCCTGCCACTGGAGTGCACCTACGATTTCGAGGTCGCGGCGTCGAAATACCTGCATGCATTGCGCGACGGTGCCATTCCCCTGCTCTTCCTGTTCAGCGGAACGGTGTTCGTCCCAGGCGAACGTGGCTTCTCGGTTCGTCAGGTGTCCTGGGAATGCGAAGCCCAATACGAGATGCCGGTCGCGGTGTGGAACGACCTCGTTCGGATCCACTACCCCAACGCGGGGTGGGTGCGACTCGGGCACGACACCGTATCCGCACTGGCCGCGTACAAGTCAGCCCGCGGGATGCTCGACTTCGAGGACGCCGTCACCACCCTGCTTGCCGAAGCCCCGCAGCTGACCCCACCGACCCCTGCGCCCGAGGAGGTCCGGTGA
- a CDS encoding DUF5947 family protein — MADASAFDVLTRIRANKPSVQPAGERCEMCAEPIADEHQHVVNVSARQLMCTCRGCYLLFTDPHAKLRYRAVPDRYLSFADFSLDRRAWEALQIPVGLAFFFHNSDLDKTVAFYPGPAGATESELDLDAWSEISGADGRLDMLADDVEALLVRVPDRDHVDPELNAPAECYLVPIDACYEFVGRLRMLWRGFDGGHEVREFVDEFFERVKARSKVASP; from the coding sequence ATGGCAGATGCGAGCGCTTTCGACGTACTGACGCGCATCCGGGCCAACAAGCCTTCGGTGCAGCCGGCCGGTGAACGATGCGAGATGTGCGCCGAACCGATCGCCGACGAGCACCAGCACGTCGTCAATGTCTCAGCGCGCCAACTGATGTGCACGTGCCGCGGCTGCTATCTGTTGTTCACCGACCCACACGCCAAACTCCGGTACCGGGCGGTGCCCGATCGATATCTCAGCTTCGCCGATTTCTCGCTGGACCGTCGCGCGTGGGAAGCGCTCCAGATACCCGTCGGCTTGGCGTTCTTCTTCCACAACTCCGACTTGGACAAGACCGTGGCGTTCTACCCGGGCCCGGCCGGTGCCACCGAGTCGGAACTGGACCTCGACGCCTGGAGCGAGATCAGCGGCGCCGACGGTCGACTGGACATGCTTGCCGACGATGTCGAAGCGCTACTGGTGCGGGTGCCCGATCGAGACCACGTGGATCCGGAACTCAACGCCCCCGCCGAGTGCTACCTGGTCCCCATCGACGCATGCTATGAGTTCGTCGGCAGACTGCGAATGTTGTGGCGGGGCTTCGACGGCGGCCACGAGGTCCGAGAGTTCGTCGACGAGTTCTTCGAACGGGTCAAGGCCCGGAGCAAGGTGGCGTCCCCGTGA
- a CDS encoding NifU family protein, protein MASTGQQSPEALDDETRWRSAGDRIQTLLDASAGSGTVVRERTEQLAAELTDLYGAALERIVAMTSESTPELVERFAADELVASLMLVHGLHPHGVERRIEDALDSVRPYLGSHGGDVTLLGVVDGQDGPVVRLQFAGSCKSCPSSAVTLEFAVEDAVRAAAPEIASIEVVAAAESTSGVISVDSLMSRVHTKDTVDSAGAAWHPLPEIADLEPGEVGGFLVAGVPILACRIGDDLFAYHDRCGRCEDSMAGAVLHRPMGAPIGQAVLRCPRCHAHFDVVHAGAGLDDTARGARNRANAEASARTHLDPIPLLRRDGVLSIAVLAEATGVT, encoded by the coding sequence ATGGCCTCGACTGGACAACAGAGCCCGGAGGCACTCGACGACGAAACGCGATGGCGTTCAGCAGGTGATCGGATTCAGACCCTGCTGGACGCCAGTGCGGGCAGCGGAACGGTCGTGCGGGAGCGGACCGAACAACTCGCCGCCGAACTGACGGACCTCTACGGGGCCGCGCTCGAGCGGATCGTCGCCATGACTTCCGAATCGACACCGGAGCTGGTCGAACGGTTCGCCGCCGACGAACTCGTCGCCAGCCTCATGCTCGTGCACGGGCTGCACCCCCACGGCGTCGAGCGCAGGATCGAGGATGCCCTGGACAGTGTTCGACCGTATCTGGGCTCGCACGGTGGCGACGTCACGCTGCTCGGTGTGGTCGACGGCCAAGACGGGCCCGTAGTTCGCCTGCAGTTCGCGGGCAGCTGCAAGAGCTGCCCGTCATCGGCGGTCACCCTCGAGTTCGCCGTCGAGGACGCCGTGCGTGCCGCCGCGCCCGAGATCGCCTCGATCGAAGTCGTGGCTGCGGCGGAGAGCACGTCGGGCGTGATCTCGGTGGATTCGTTGATGAGCCGCGTCCACACCAAGGACACGGTGGACAGCGCAGGCGCCGCCTGGCACCCACTTCCCGAGATCGCGGATCTCGAGCCCGGCGAGGTCGGCGGCTTTCTGGTCGCCGGCGTGCCGATCCTGGCCTGCCGAATCGGTGACGACCTGTTCGCGTACCACGACCGGTGCGGTCGGTGTGAGGACTCGATGGCCGGGGCTGTGCTGCACCGTCCGATGGGCGCACCCATCGGCCAGGCGGTCCTCCGCTGTCCGCGCTGTCACGCACATTTCGATGTGGTGCACGCAGGTGCGGGATTGGATGACACCGCGCGCGGTGCGCGCAATCGGGCCAACGCCGAAGCGTCCGCTCGAACGCACCTCGATCCGATTCCCCTGCTCCGTCGCGATGGCGTCCTGTCGATCGCGGTGCTCGCCGAGGCGACCGGAGTGACGTGA
- a CDS encoding nickel-dependent hydrogenase large subunit, translating into MTTTVPGPQHTKKDPSTLVDMSWDPITRIVGSLGIYTKIDFENREVAECHSTSSIFRGYSIFMKGKDPRDAHFITSRICGICGDNHATCSCYTQNMAYGVKPPNLGEWIVNLGEAAEYMFDHNIFQENLVGVDYCEKMVSETNPGVLAKAENTLAPNSDAHGYRTIADIMRALNPFTGEFYREALVVSRWTREMFCLMEGKHVHPSTLYPGGVGTVATIQLMTDYMTRLMRYVEFMKKVVPMHDDLFDFFYEALPGYEQVGLRRTLLGCWGSFQDPEVCNFAYKDMERWGNAMFVTPGVVVDGKLVTHSLVDINLGIRILLGSSYYDDWTDQEMFVRNDPLGNPVDRRHPWNQHTNPRPQKRDMDDKYSWVMSPRWFDGKDHLALDTGGGPLARLWSTALAGLVDIGYVKATGGSVQINLPKTALKGPVSLEWKIPQHGSNTLERNRARTYFQAYAAACALHFAEQALIEIRAGRTKTWEKFTVPDEAIGCGFTEAVRGVLSHHMVIRDGKIANYHPYPPTPWNANPRDSYGTPGPYEDAVQGQPIFEENDRENFKGIDIMRTVRSFDPCLPCGVHMYLGEGKTLEKLHSPTQSVTGE; encoded by the coding sequence ATGACAACCACAGTTCCGGGCCCCCAGCACACCAAGAAGGACCCGAGCACGCTTGTCGACATGTCGTGGGATCCGATCACCCGCATCGTCGGCAGCCTCGGCATCTACACCAAGATCGACTTCGAGAATCGCGAGGTCGCCGAGTGTCACAGCACGTCCTCGATCTTCCGCGGCTACTCGATCTTCATGAAAGGCAAGGATCCCCGCGACGCGCACTTCATCACGAGCCGCATCTGCGGCATCTGCGGCGACAACCACGCCACCTGTTCGTGTTACACGCAGAACATGGCGTACGGCGTCAAACCGCCCAACCTCGGCGAGTGGATCGTCAACCTCGGCGAAGCCGCGGAATACATGTTCGACCACAACATCTTCCAAGAGAACCTCGTAGGCGTCGACTACTGCGAGAAGATGGTCTCCGAAACCAACCCCGGCGTGTTGGCCAAGGCCGAGAACACGTTGGCGCCGAACTCCGACGCGCACGGCTACCGCACGATCGCCGACATCATGCGGGCGCTGAACCCGTTCACGGGCGAGTTCTACAGGGAGGCCCTCGTCGTCAGCCGCTGGACGCGAGAGATGTTCTGCCTCATGGAGGGCAAGCACGTCCATCCCTCCACGCTGTATCCCGGTGGAGTGGGCACTGTGGCCACCATTCAGCTGATGACCGACTACATGACCCGGCTGATGCGCTACGTCGAGTTCATGAAGAAGGTCGTGCCGATGCACGACGATCTGTTCGACTTCTTCTACGAGGCGCTTCCCGGCTACGAGCAGGTCGGCTTGCGTCGCACCCTGCTCGGATGCTGGGGTTCGTTCCAGGATCCGGAGGTCTGCAACTTCGCCTACAAGGACATGGAGCGCTGGGGTAACGCGATGTTCGTCACTCCGGGTGTCGTGGTCGACGGAAAGCTGGTCACCCACTCGCTGGTGGACATCAATCTCGGCATCCGAATCCTCTTGGGCAGTTCGTATTACGACGACTGGACCGATCAGGAGATGTTCGTCCGCAACGACCCGCTGGGAAATCCCGTCGATCGCCGGCACCCGTGGAACCAGCACACCAACCCACGGCCCCAGAAGCGCGACATGGACGACAAGTACAGCTGGGTGATGTCGCCGCGCTGGTTCGACGGCAAGGATCATCTCGCGCTCGACACCGGTGGCGGTCCGCTCGCCCGGTTGTGGAGTACAGCGCTGGCCGGGCTCGTCGACATCGGTTACGTGAAGGCGACCGGCGGCAGCGTGCAGATCAATCTGCCCAAAACGGCGCTCAAGGGCCCGGTTTCGCTGGAGTGGAAAATCCCGCAACACGGGAGCAACACCCTGGAACGCAACCGGGCGCGGACGTACTTCCAGGCCTACGCGGCGGCGTGCGCGCTGCACTTCGCCGAGCAGGCGCTGATCGAGATCAGGGCGGGCCGGACGAAGACGTGGGAGAAGTTCACGGTGCCGGACGAGGCCATCGGCTGCGGCTTCACCGAGGCGGTGCGTGGTGTCCTCAGCCACCACATGGTGATTCGGGACGGCAAGATCGCGAACTACCATCCCTATCCCCCGACGCCGTGGAACGCCAACCCTCGCGACAGCTACGGCACCCCTGGACCGTATGAAGACGCCGTTCAGGGGCAGCCGATCTTCGAAGAGAACGATCGGGAGAACTTCAAGGGCATCGACATCATGCGTACGGTGCGCAGCTTCGATCCGTGTCTGCCGTGCGGGGTGCACATGTATCTCGGTGAGGGCAAGACGCTCGAAAAGCTGCATTCACCGACCCAGTCCGTTACTGGGGAGTGA
- a CDS encoding hydrogenase expression protein HypE, with product MLSEAAKKAEDTLIHVLWINAGLSCDGDSVALTGATQPSIEEIALGALPGLPQIAVHWPLIDFECGPTGGADDFLEWFFKADRGELEPFVLVVEGSIPNEDLHQEGYWCGFGNDPATNQPITTSEWLDRLAPKATAIVAVGTCATYGGIHAMAGNPTGAMGVPDYLGWDWKSKAGIPIVCVPGCPIQGDNLSETLTYLLYMATGQAPMIPLDDALRPQWLFGNTVHEGCDRAGYYEQGDFATEYGSPKCIVKLGCWGPVVKCNVPKRGWINGVGGCPNVGGICIGCTMPGFPDKFMPFMDEPPGGKLSTAASGLYGSVIRNLRHVTGKTVDKEPKWRHRGKELTTGAKRTW from the coding sequence ATGCTAAGTGAAGCTGCCAAAAAAGCGGAAGACACATTGATCCATGTTCTGTGGATCAACGCCGGCCTCAGTTGTGACGGCGATTCCGTGGCATTGACAGGCGCCACCCAACCCAGCATCGAGGAGATCGCGCTCGGAGCACTTCCCGGTTTACCCCAAATCGCAGTGCACTGGCCGTTGATCGACTTCGAGTGCGGCCCGACGGGTGGCGCGGACGACTTCCTCGAATGGTTCTTCAAGGCCGACCGCGGCGAGTTGGAACCGTTCGTCCTGGTCGTCGAGGGGTCCATTCCCAACGAGGACCTCCATCAGGAGGGATATTGGTGTGGGTTCGGCAATGACCCGGCGACCAATCAGCCGATCACCACCAGCGAGTGGCTCGACCGGTTGGCGCCCAAGGCGACCGCGATCGTGGCCGTCGGCACGTGCGCGACGTACGGCGGCATCCACGCGATGGCAGGCAATCCGACCGGCGCGATGGGCGTACCGGACTACCTCGGCTGGGACTGGAAGAGCAAGGCGGGCATTCCCATCGTGTGCGTGCCGGGCTGCCCGATCCAAGGCGACAACCTCTCCGAGACGTTGACCTACCTGCTGTACATGGCCACCGGACAGGCGCCGATGATCCCGCTCGACGACGCGTTGCGGCCCCAATGGCTGTTCGGCAACACGGTGCACGAGGGGTGCGACCGCGCTGGGTACTATGAACAGGGCGATTTCGCCACCGAGTACGGCTCGCCGAAATGCATTGTGAAACTTGGCTGTTGGGGGCCGGTCGTCAAATGCAATGTCCCCAAGCGCGGCTGGATCAACGGCGTCGGCGGCTGCCCGAACGTCGGCGGCATATGCATCGGATGCACGATGCCGGGCTTCCCTGACAAGTTCATGCCCTTCATGGACGAGCCTCCTGGCGGAAAGCTCTCGACCGCCGCGTCCGGCCTGTACGGCTCGGTCATTCGCAATCTGCGCCACGTCACCGGAAAGACCGTCGACAAAGAACCGAAGTGGCGGCACCGGGGCAAGGAACTGACCACAGGAGCGAAGCGCACCTGGTAG
- the hypB gene encoding hydrogenase nickel incorporation protein HypB, which yields MCATCGCGEDGATVTLSGHDHSHSHDHPHDHPHTETISLEQKVLAKNDMLAEHNRQWLADREILAFNMTSSPGAGKTTLLERTIRHLGSQHQVSVIEGDQETLLDADRITAAGARAVQVNTGAGCHLDAEMIDRALHVLEPESGSLLFIENVGNLVCPALFDLGEHSKVVVISVTEGTDKPLKYPHMFAAAGLVLINKIDLLPYVEFDLDLCAQHARSVNPNVEILPVSATKGDGMDAWFEWIDARANELHMTVA from the coding sequence ATGTGTGCAACCTGCGGGTGCGGCGAGGACGGAGCAACAGTCACGCTGTCCGGCCACGATCACAGCCACTCCCATGACCACCCCCACGATCACCCGCACACTGAGACCATCTCGCTGGAGCAGAAGGTGCTCGCGAAGAACGACATGCTGGCCGAACACAACCGACAGTGGCTGGCCGACCGCGAAATCCTGGCGTTCAACATGACCAGTTCACCGGGAGCCGGGAAGACCACCCTGCTCGAGCGCACCATCCGCCACCTGGGCTCGCAGCATCAGGTTTCGGTGATCGAAGGTGATCAGGAGACGCTGCTCGACGCCGATCGGATCACCGCCGCCGGGGCACGCGCGGTGCAGGTCAACACAGGTGCGGGTTGCCACCTGGACGCCGAGATGATCGACCGTGCGCTTCATGTCCTCGAACCCGAGAGCGGTTCGTTGCTGTTCATCGAGAACGTCGGAAACCTGGTCTGCCCGGCGCTCTTCGACCTCGGCGAGCACAGCAAGGTCGTCGTCATCTCGGTGACCGAGGGAACAGACAAGCCGCTGAAGTATCCCCACATGTTCGCCGCGGCGGGACTTGTCCTCATCAACAAGATCGACCTGCTGCCGTACGTCGAATTCGATCTCGATCTTTGTGCGCAGCATGCGCGTTCGGTCAATCCGAACGTCGAGATCCTACCCGTCTCGGCTACCAAAGGAGACGGAATGGACGCCTGGTTCGAGTGGATTGACGCGCGCGCAAATGAACTGCATATGACCGTCGCTTGA
- a CDS encoding hydrogenase maturation nickel metallochaperone HypA, translating to MHEMAITQSVVEAVCEHAAGRRVHSVKLEVGALCAVVPDAMMFCFELATEGTAAEGASLEVELRSGEARCRTCDTDFALNDLILLCPCGSADVDVVAGRELKILSMEVS from the coding sequence TTGCACGAAATGGCGATAACCCAGAGCGTCGTCGAGGCAGTGTGTGAGCACGCTGCGGGCCGTCGAGTGCACAGCGTCAAACTCGAAGTCGGTGCGCTGTGCGCCGTCGTCCCCGACGCGATGATGTTCTGTTTCGAACTCGCCACGGAGGGCACCGCCGCCGAAGGCGCCAGCCTCGAGGTCGAATTGCGTTCAGGCGAGGCACGATGCCGTACCTGCGACACCGATTTCGCACTGAACGACTTGATCTTGTTGTGTCCCTGCGGAAGTGCCGATGTCGACGTCGTCGCCGGCCGCGAACTGAAGATCCTGTCGATGGAAGTGAGTTGA
- the recA gene encoding recombinase RecA, whose protein sequence is MAQAPDREKALELALAQIEKNHGKGSVMRLGEEVRQPISVIPTGSIALDVALGIGGLPRGRVIEIYGPESSGKTTVALHAVANAQAAGGIAAFIDAEHALDPDYAKKLGVDTDSLLVSQPDTGEQALEIADMLIRSGALDILVIDSVAALVPRAEIEGEMGDSHVGLQARLMSQALRKITGALSNSGTTAIFINQLREKIGVMFGSPETTTGGKALKFYASVRLDVRRIETLKDGTDAVGNRTRVKVVKNKVSPPFKQAEFDILYGKGISKEGSLIDMGVEHGFVRKSGSWFTYEGEQLGQGKENARNFLLENPDVANEIEKKIKEKLGIGADVTADLSDGSIDDVLPAPVDF, encoded by the coding sequence ATGGCGCAGGCCCCTGACCGCGAGAAAGCCCTCGAACTGGCGCTCGCACAGATTGAGAAGAACCACGGCAAAGGCTCGGTGATGCGGCTCGGCGAGGAGGTCCGCCAGCCGATTTCCGTCATCCCCACCGGCTCGATCGCCCTGGATGTGGCGCTCGGCATCGGCGGGCTGCCGCGCGGGCGGGTCATCGAGATCTACGGCCCGGAATCCTCGGGTAAGACCACCGTCGCGTTGCACGCGGTCGCCAACGCGCAGGCTGCAGGCGGCATCGCGGCGTTCATCGACGCCGAGCACGCGCTGGATCCCGACTACGCCAAGAAGCTGGGCGTGGACACCGATTCACTGCTGGTCTCTCAGCCGGACACCGGCGAGCAGGCGCTGGAGATCGCCGACATGCTGATCCGCTCCGGCGCGCTGGACATCCTGGTCATCGACTCGGTGGCGGCGCTGGTGCCGCGGGCCGAAATCGAAGGCGAGATGGGGGACAGCCACGTCGGCCTACAGGCCCGGCTGATGAGCCAGGCACTGCGCAAGATCACCGGCGCCCTGAGCAACTCGGGCACCACCGCGATCTTCATCAACCAGCTCCGAGAAAAGATCGGCGTGATGTTCGGTTCGCCCGAAACGACAACGGGCGGAAAGGCGTTGAAGTTCTACGCTTCGGTCCGGTTGGACGTCAGGCGGATCGAGACCCTCAAGGACGGCACCGACGCGGTCGGCAACCGCACCCGGGTGAAGGTCGTCAAGAACAAGGTGTCGCCGCCGTTCAAGCAGGCCGAGTTCGACATCCTCTACGGCAAGGGCATCTCCAAGGAGGGCTCGCTCATCGACATGGGTGTCGAGCATGGCTTTGTCCGCAAGTCCGGTTCCTGGTTCACCTACGAGGGTGAGCAACTCGGCCAGGGCAAGGAAAACGCGCGCAACTTCCTGCTGGAGAACCCCGATGTCGCCAACGAGATCGAGAAGAAGATCAAGGAGAAGCTCGGTATCGGCGCCGACGTGACCGCTGACTTGTCCGACGGCTCGATCGATGACGTCCTGCCCGCCCCAGTCGACTTCTGA
- the recX gene encoding recombination regulator RecX, with translation MTSCPPQSTSEASREEQARALCLRLLTARARTRAELEAQLTKRGYPDDVSATVLDRLSQVGLVDDVDFAEQWVRSRRVNAGKGKRALAAELRNKGVDNEVITAALADIDAGAERQRAEQLVRDKLRRERFGDDDDTKLTRRLVGMLARRGYPQTMAFDVVSVELASERERRRV, from the coding sequence ATGACGTCCTGCCCGCCCCAGTCGACTTCTGAGGCTTCTCGCGAGGAGCAGGCGCGCGCACTGTGTCTGCGCCTGCTCACCGCGAGGGCACGCACGCGCGCCGAGTTAGAGGCGCAACTGACCAAGCGGGGCTACCCCGACGACGTCAGCGCCACGGTGCTTGACCGGCTGTCCCAAGTCGGATTGGTCGATGACGTGGACTTCGCCGAGCAGTGGGTCCGCTCGCGACGCGTGAACGCCGGAAAAGGCAAGCGCGCCTTGGCTGCCGAGTTACGCAACAAGGGTGTGGACAACGAGGTGATCACCGCTGCGCTGGCCGACATCGACGCGGGTGCGGAACGTCAGCGCGCCGAGCAGTTGGTCCGTGACAAGCTGCGTCGCGAAAGGTTCGGCGACGATGACGACACCAAGCTGACACGCCGGCTGGTCGGGATGCTGGCCCGCCGTGGTTACCCCCAGACGATGGCGTTCGACGTGGTCAGTGTCGAGTTGGCCAGCGAGCGGGAGCGACGGCGGGTGTAG
- a CDS encoding LLM class F420-dependent oxidoreductase: MLLSAKIAPTFDYPVLREFWSQADELGFHSVANYDHFYGLSDLSDPTYEGWTSLAAMAGVVSRARIGCMVSGVTYRNPAILAKMAVTVDHISGGRLDFGLGAGWHEEEHRGYGIEFPSAGVRVEKLDEALTIVRRLWTEDSVTFEGRHYQLTDALANPKPLQRPHPPIVIGGEKPKMLRVIARHADEWNVPSHGDVEMWAKTSTLLDEACAEVGRDPAEIRRSIQLFVLPAKGGHLEEQLARLPELAGRGCDHAVLSFYQPPSSAQLERCAELI; encoded by the coding sequence ATGCTGTTATCGGCGAAGATCGCCCCGACGTTCGACTATCCCGTGCTCCGGGAGTTTTGGTCGCAGGCCGACGAGCTGGGTTTCCACTCGGTCGCCAACTACGACCACTTCTACGGGCTGTCGGATCTATCGGATCCCACGTACGAGGGGTGGACGTCGCTGGCCGCTATGGCCGGCGTGGTGTCGCGGGCCCGCATCGGCTGCATGGTCTCCGGTGTGACCTATCGCAACCCGGCCATCCTGGCGAAGATGGCGGTGACGGTTGACCACATCAGCGGCGGCAGACTGGATTTCGGCCTCGGCGCGGGCTGGCATGAAGAAGAACACCGCGGATACGGGATCGAGTTTCCGAGTGCGGGCGTGCGTGTGGAGAAGCTCGACGAGGCATTGACCATCGTTCGACGACTGTGGACCGAGGACTCGGTCACCTTCGAGGGCCGCCATTATCAGCTGACCGACGCGCTGGCCAATCCGAAACCGCTGCAGCGGCCGCACCCGCCGATCGTCATCGGCGGGGAGAAGCCGAAGATGTTGCGCGTCATCGCCCGTCACGCAGACGAGTGGAACGTCCCCAGCCACGGTGACGTCGAGATGTGGGCGAAGACCAGTACCCTGCTCGACGAGGCGTGCGCCGAGGTCGGCCGCGATCCCGCCGAGATCCGTCGCTCGATTCAACTGTTCGTCCTACCCGCCAAGGGCGGCCACCTCGAGGAGCAGCTGGCCCGTCTCCCCGAGCTGGCCGGCCGCGGCTGCGACCACGCGGTGCTTTCGTTTTACCAACCGCCGTCGTCGGCACAGCTGGAGCGTTGCGCGGAATTGATCTAG
- a CDS encoding amino acid ABC transporter permease → MTGSSVLFDAPGPRARVRNHIATAFTVLVVILVLVFVGLELWAKDQLEWAKWEPFITPNVWENYILPGIEGTLKAAGLSIVLAGILGVALGVGRLSPHRWISSPCAVFVEFFRAVPVLIMMIFAYFFYSRYDVFASEYSTLAGVVTGLTLYNGAVIAEIVRAGVNALPRGQSEAASSLGMRWGQTMRSILLPQAITSMLPVLISQLVVVLKDTALGVAITYPELVSQGTNIGAAFTNLLPALVVIAVLMIVVNFALSSFATWLEARLRRSRRGTTPLDPETIEQEGAPGATVKVAEPGAG, encoded by the coding sequence GTGACGGGATCGTCCGTCCTCTTCGACGCGCCCGGTCCGCGCGCGAGAGTCCGCAATCACATCGCGACCGCCTTCACCGTGCTCGTCGTCATCCTCGTGCTCGTCTTCGTCGGTCTTGAACTGTGGGCCAAAGACCAACTGGAGTGGGCGAAGTGGGAACCTTTCATCACGCCCAACGTCTGGGAGAACTACATCCTTCCGGGTATCGAGGGCACCTTGAAGGCCGCCGGGCTGTCGATCGTTCTGGCGGGAATCCTCGGCGTCGCACTCGGGGTCGGACGTCTGTCCCCGCACAGGTGGATCAGTTCGCCATGCGCGGTGTTTGTCGAGTTCTTCCGGGCAGTGCCCGTGCTGATCATGATGATCTTCGCGTACTTCTTCTACTCGAGGTACGACGTTTTCGCCTCTGAATACTCGACCTTGGCCGGTGTCGTGACCGGCTTGACGCTGTACAACGGTGCCGTCATCGCGGAGATCGTCAGAGCGGGTGTCAACGCACTGCCCCGCGGACAGTCGGAGGCCGCGTCGTCACTCGGTATGCGGTGGGGTCAAACCATGCGGTCGATCCTGCTGCCACAAGCGATTACGTCGATGCTGCCGGTGCTGATATCGCAGTTGGTCGTTGTCCTCAAGGACACCGCGTTGGGTGTGGCCATCACGTATCCCGAACTGGTGTCGCAGGGCACGAACATCGGCGCGGCATTCACGAATCTCTTGCCGGCCCTCGTCGTCATCGCAGTACTGATGATCGTCGTCAACTTCGCGCTGTCATCGTTCGCGACATGGCTCGAGGCAAGGCTGCGCCGGTCACGCCGCGGCACGACGCCGCTGGACCCGGAAACGATCGAGCAGGAGGGTGCGCCCGGCGCGACGGTGAAGGTGGCAGAACCCGGCGCCGGCTAG
- a CDS encoding amino acid ABC transporter permease yields MEVFRADAFLNAFWVTIQLTMFSALWALVIGTALAAMRLSPVPVLRWLGTTYVNIVRNTPLTLIILFTSLGLYTSLGLDLADPNSPTFLVDNNFRLAVLGLSVYTASFVCETLRSGINTIPLGQAEAARSLGFTFSQNLRVVLLPQAFRATIIPLGSVLIALTKNTTIASVIGVAEASLLMSEWVENSSALLLIGSLFAAGFVVLTLPMGLLFGWLGKRLAVAR; encoded by the coding sequence ATGGAGGTCTTCAGAGCCGACGCGTTCTTGAACGCGTTCTGGGTCACCATCCAGTTGACGATGTTCTCGGCGCTGTGGGCGCTGGTCATCGGCACGGCGCTGGCGGCGATGCGGTTGTCGCCGGTGCCGGTGCTGCGCTGGCTCGGCACCACTTATGTCAACATCGTGCGCAACACGCCGTTGACGCTGATCATCCTGTTCACCTCGCTGGGGCTCTACACATCGCTCGGTCTGGATTTGGCCGATCCAAATTCGCCAACATTCCTGGTGGACAACAACTTCCGGCTGGCGGTGCTCGGCTTGTCCGTGTACACGGCATCGTTCGTGTGCGAGACGCTGCGGTCGGGGATCAACACGATCCCGTTGGGACAGGCCGAGGCTGCCCGGTCACTGGGCTTCACGTTCAGTCAGAACCTGAGGGTGGTCCTGCTGCCCCAGGCCTTTCGGGCGACGATCATTCCGTTGGGTTCAGTGCTCATCGCGCTGACCAAGAACACGACGATCGCCTCGGTGATCGGCGTCGCGGAAGCGTCGCTGCTGATGTCGGAGTGGGTGGAGAATTCGTCGGCACTGCTACTCATCGGCAGCCTGTTCGCCGCCGGCTTCGTGGTGCTGACCCTGCCGATGGGTCTGTTGTTCGGATGGCTGGGTAAGCGATTGGCGGTTGCGCGATGA